The Acanthopagrus latus isolate v.2019 chromosome 6, fAcaLat1.1, whole genome shotgun sequence genome includes a region encoding these proteins:
- the bap1 gene encoding ubiquitin carboxyl-terminal hydrolase BAP1 isoform X1: MNKGWLELESDPGLFTLLVEDFGVKGVQVEEIYDLQSKCQSPVYGFIFLFKWIEERRSRRKVNTLVDETSVIDEEIVNDMFFAHQLIPNSCATHALLSVLLNCSGVELGTTLSRMKAFTKGFSPESKGYAIGNAPELARAHNSHARPEPRHLPEKQNGISAVRTMEAFHFVSYVPIKDRLFELDGLKAYPIDHGPWGEEEEWTDKARRVIMERIGLATAGEPYHDIRFNLMAVVPDRRMKYESKLEILKRNRQTVLEGLQKMIRLTQPEIVHDKKEKDSSSPDDSTSAIKKEADSEPVTSHGTDQAASDSVDESGAQSKDATSHSRNSKVMGKPPAPTGGGLQQVTSPNPIVQRLPAFLDNHNYAKSPMQEEEDLAAGVGRSRIAGPPQHPYSDDEDDYEDEEEEVTGSTGTPSRFRRKASLRSRTGRATTGMESQIALSVLAEKLKKEAQRKDALNTPLSVRTEGRTGGICITSASQPSPTPSNESTDTASEIGSAFNSPLRSPARSQAATRPSSPVASHLSRVLFGEDEMLRLDSRHNRAVRELGPSVSIALLHLQEDGVIFALPQSVDAAADGTKQPCTPEKTKDKEKAGEKEGVNKADEGPSAEVKEEESKDGAEVRKETPNAMETAADSKAPGDKYSPKELLALLKCVEADIANYEVYLKEEVEKRKKYKIDDQRRTHNYDEFICTFISMLAQEGMLASLVEQNISVRRRQGVSIGRLHKQRKPDRRKRSRPYKAKRQ; encoded by the exons ATGAACAAAGGCTGGCTGGAGCTCGAGAGTGATCCAG gattGTTCACTTTGCTAGTGGAAGATTTTG GTGTCAAAGGCGTCCAAGTGGAGGAAATCTATGACCTTCAAAGCAAGTGTCAAAG TCCCGTCTATGGCTTCATCTTCCTGTTCAAGTGGATCGAGGAGCGTCGATCCAGGAGGAAAGTTAACACTTTGGTGGATGAGACCTCCGTCATTGATGAGGAAATTGTAAATGATATGTTCTTTGCTCATCAG cTGATACCAAACTCATGTGCCACCCACGCTTTGTTGAGTGTGCTTCTGAACTGCAGTGGTGTGGAGCTCGGCACCACCCTTAGTCGCATGAAGGCTTTCACAAAAGGCTTCAGTCCAGAG AGTAAAGGTTACGCAATAGGAAATGCCCCAGAGCTTGCTAGAGCACATAACAGCCATGCCAG ACCGGAGCCCAGGCACCTGCCAGAGAAACAGAACGGGATCAGTGCAGTGCGGACCATGGAAGCCTTCCACTTTGTTAGCTACGTGCCCATCAAAGACCGCCTCTTTGAGCTCGACGGGCTCAAGGCGTACCCCATTGACCACG GGCCttggggagaagaagaggaatggACCGATAAAGCTCGGCGTGTTATCATGGAGAGGATTGGATTGGCCACTGCCGG TGAGCCGTACCATGACATTCGCTTCAACCTGATGGCAGTGGTGCCTGACCGCAGGATGAAATATGAGTCTAAACTGGAAATTCTAAAGAGGAATCGACAGACTGTTCTGGAGGGTCTACAAAAG ATGATCCGCCTCACTCAGCCTGAAATTGTCCATGACAAGAAGGAGAAAGACTCTTCCTCTCCTGACGATAGCACCTCGGCGATCAAGAAAGAGGCAGATTCTGAGCCGGTTACATCCCATGGGACTGACCAGGCTGCTTCAG ATTCAGTGGATGAGTCAGGAGCTCAGTCTAAAGATGCCACGAGCCACTCCAGAAACTCTAAGGTCATGGGCAAACCACCTGCCCCCACAGGAGGAGGCCTGCAGCAAGTCACCAGTCCCAACCCCATCGTTCAACGCCTGCCAGCTTTCCTGGACAACCACAATTATGCCAAGTCTCCAATGCAG gaggaggaggatcttGCTGCTGGAGTCGGTCGCTCTCGAATAGCAGGGCCTCCCCAGCACCCATACTcggatgatgaagatgactacgaggatgaggaggaggaagtaaCTGGTTCAACTGGCACACCTAGCAG GTTTAGACGGAAGGCAAGTCTGCGCTCACGAACAGGGCGGGCAACGACAGGAATGGAGAGCCAGATTGCCCTCTCTGTGTTGGCTGAGAAACTAAAGAAAGAGGCCCAAAGAAAAGATGCCCTGAACACACCCCTTTCTGTGCGCACAGAAGGGCGCACCGGGGGCATCTGCATCACATCTGCTTCACAGCCTTCCCCAACACCCAGCAATGAAAGCACCGACACAGCCTCTGAGATTGGCAGCGCCTTCAACTCGCCACTGCGCTCACCAGCGCGCTCGCAGGCTGCCACGCGCCCGTCCAGTCCAGTTGCATCCCATCTGTCTCGTGTACTGTTCGGAGAAGATGAGATGCTGAGGCTAGACTCCAGACACAACCGTGCTGTAAGAGAACTGGGTCCCTCTGTCAGCATAGCCTTGTTacacctgcaggaggacggAGTCATCTTTGCTCTCCCTCAATCTG TAGATGCGGCTGCTGATGGCACAAAGCAGCCTTGCACTCCAgagaagacaaaagacaaagagaaggcgggagagaaggaaggagtgAACAAGGCAGACGAGGGACCATCTGCggaggtgaaagaggaggagagcaaagaTGGAGCAGAGGTGAGAAAGGAAACGCCCAACGCTATGGAAACGGCTGCAGACAGCAAGGCCCCTGGGGATAAATACTCTCCCAAA GAGCTGCTGGCACTGCTCAAGTGTGTTGAGGCGGACATTGCCAACTATGAGGTGTATCTAAAGGAGGAAgtagagaagagaaagaaatacaaa ATTGATGATCAGAGGAGGACCCATAATTACGACGAGTTCATCTGCACCTTCATATCGATGCTGGCCCAAGA
- the bap1 gene encoding ubiquitin carboxyl-terminal hydrolase BAP1 isoform X2, whose amino-acid sequence MNKGWLELESDPGLFTLLVEDFGVKGVQVEEIYDLQSKCQSPVYGFIFLFKWIEERRSRRKVNTLVDETSVIDEEIVNDMFFAHQLIPNSCATHALLSVLLNCSGVELGTTLSRMKAFTKGFSPESKGYAIGNAPELARAHNSHARPEPRHLPEKQNGISAVRTMEAFHFVSYVPIKDRLFELDGLKAYPIDHGPWGEEEEWTDKARRVIMERIGLATAGEPYHDIRFNLMAVVPDRRMKYESKLEILKRNRQTVLEGLQKMIRLTQPEIVHDKKEKDSSSPDDSTSAIKKEADSEPVTSHGTDQAASDSVDESGAQSKDATSHSRNSKVMGKPPAPTGGGLQQVTSPNPIVQRLPAFLDNHNYAKSPMQEEEDLAAGVGRSRIAGPPQHPYSDDEDDYEDEEEEVTGSTGTPSRFRRKASLRSRTGRATTGMESQIALSVLAEKLKKEAQRKDALNTPLSVRTEGRTGGICITSASQPSPTPSNESTDTASEIGSAFNSPLRSPARSQAATRPSSPVASHLSRVLFGEDEMLRLDSRHNRAVRELGPSVSIALLHLQEDGVIFALPQSDAAADGTKQPCTPEKTKDKEKAGEKEGVNKADEGPSAEVKEEESKDGAEVRKETPNAMETAADSKAPGDKYSPKELLALLKCVEADIANYEVYLKEEVEKRKKYKIDDQRRTHNYDEFICTFISMLAQEGMLASLVEQNISVRRRQGVSIGRLHKQRKPDRRKRSRPYKAKRQ is encoded by the exons ATGAACAAAGGCTGGCTGGAGCTCGAGAGTGATCCAG gattGTTCACTTTGCTAGTGGAAGATTTTG GTGTCAAAGGCGTCCAAGTGGAGGAAATCTATGACCTTCAAAGCAAGTGTCAAAG TCCCGTCTATGGCTTCATCTTCCTGTTCAAGTGGATCGAGGAGCGTCGATCCAGGAGGAAAGTTAACACTTTGGTGGATGAGACCTCCGTCATTGATGAGGAAATTGTAAATGATATGTTCTTTGCTCATCAG cTGATACCAAACTCATGTGCCACCCACGCTTTGTTGAGTGTGCTTCTGAACTGCAGTGGTGTGGAGCTCGGCACCACCCTTAGTCGCATGAAGGCTTTCACAAAAGGCTTCAGTCCAGAG AGTAAAGGTTACGCAATAGGAAATGCCCCAGAGCTTGCTAGAGCACATAACAGCCATGCCAG ACCGGAGCCCAGGCACCTGCCAGAGAAACAGAACGGGATCAGTGCAGTGCGGACCATGGAAGCCTTCCACTTTGTTAGCTACGTGCCCATCAAAGACCGCCTCTTTGAGCTCGACGGGCTCAAGGCGTACCCCATTGACCACG GGCCttggggagaagaagaggaatggACCGATAAAGCTCGGCGTGTTATCATGGAGAGGATTGGATTGGCCACTGCCGG TGAGCCGTACCATGACATTCGCTTCAACCTGATGGCAGTGGTGCCTGACCGCAGGATGAAATATGAGTCTAAACTGGAAATTCTAAAGAGGAATCGACAGACTGTTCTGGAGGGTCTACAAAAG ATGATCCGCCTCACTCAGCCTGAAATTGTCCATGACAAGAAGGAGAAAGACTCTTCCTCTCCTGACGATAGCACCTCGGCGATCAAGAAAGAGGCAGATTCTGAGCCGGTTACATCCCATGGGACTGACCAGGCTGCTTCAG ATTCAGTGGATGAGTCAGGAGCTCAGTCTAAAGATGCCACGAGCCACTCCAGAAACTCTAAGGTCATGGGCAAACCACCTGCCCCCACAGGAGGAGGCCTGCAGCAAGTCACCAGTCCCAACCCCATCGTTCAACGCCTGCCAGCTTTCCTGGACAACCACAATTATGCCAAGTCTCCAATGCAG gaggaggaggatcttGCTGCTGGAGTCGGTCGCTCTCGAATAGCAGGGCCTCCCCAGCACCCATACTcggatgatgaagatgactacgaggatgaggaggaggaagtaaCTGGTTCAACTGGCACACCTAGCAG GTTTAGACGGAAGGCAAGTCTGCGCTCACGAACAGGGCGGGCAACGACAGGAATGGAGAGCCAGATTGCCCTCTCTGTGTTGGCTGAGAAACTAAAGAAAGAGGCCCAAAGAAAAGATGCCCTGAACACACCCCTTTCTGTGCGCACAGAAGGGCGCACCGGGGGCATCTGCATCACATCTGCTTCACAGCCTTCCCCAACACCCAGCAATGAAAGCACCGACACAGCCTCTGAGATTGGCAGCGCCTTCAACTCGCCACTGCGCTCACCAGCGCGCTCGCAGGCTGCCACGCGCCCGTCCAGTCCAGTTGCATCCCATCTGTCTCGTGTACTGTTCGGAGAAGATGAGATGCTGAGGCTAGACTCCAGACACAACCGTGCTGTAAGAGAACTGGGTCCCTCTGTCAGCATAGCCTTGTTacacctgcaggaggacggAGTCATCTTTGCTCTCCCTCAATCTG ATGCGGCTGCTGATGGCACAAAGCAGCCTTGCACTCCAgagaagacaaaagacaaagagaaggcgggagagaaggaaggagtgAACAAGGCAGACGAGGGACCATCTGCggaggtgaaagaggaggagagcaaagaTGGAGCAGAGGTGAGAAAGGAAACGCCCAACGCTATGGAAACGGCTGCAGACAGCAAGGCCCCTGGGGATAAATACTCTCCCAAA GAGCTGCTGGCACTGCTCAAGTGTGTTGAGGCGGACATTGCCAACTATGAGGTGTATCTAAAGGAGGAAgtagagaagagaaagaaatacaaa ATTGATGATCAGAGGAGGACCCATAATTACGACGAGTTCATCTGCACCTTCATATCGATGCTGGCCCAAGA